From the genome of Salvelinus namaycush isolate Seneca chromosome 10, SaNama_1.0, whole genome shotgun sequence, one region includes:
- the LOC120054785 gene encoding peptidyl-prolyl cis-trans isomerase FKBP8-like isoform X1, with protein MTDKEDVTGAGDNPEVILTGKKSGKASLLDSGEDFEMLDDDEIDDDPPPLEDAGGGKKTKKEPAEDQHASPSSLVDEWMDILGNGQLRKKVLRAGNGPDSRPTKGQNVVIHLKTSLADGTLVEEQPELSFTLGDGDVIQALDLTVQLMEMGEKALVQADAKYAYGALGSLAPEVLPSADLALEVQLLDATEALDLELLSPQERVALAGQKRERGNVYYQRGDYAFAVNSYGFALQITESSSKVDISPEEEEELMDIKVKCLNNMAAAQLKLDHYEAALRSCVSVLAHQPDNIKALFRKGKVLALQGEYADAIRNLKMALKLEPSNKTIHSELSRLVKKHSEQKGAEQAMYKKMLGNPGSDGMQKHQARSSWGVSWKWLFGATAVAIGGVALSVVIAARN; from the exons ATGACTGACAAGGAGGATGTGACTGGTGCTGGTGATAACCCAGAGGTGATTCTAACAGGGAAGAAGTCAGGGAAAGCCTCGCTGCTGGACAGTGGGGAAGACTTTGAGATGTTGGATGATGATGAAATTGATGATGACCCTCCTCCTTTGGAAGATGCTGGGGGTGGGAAGAAGACTAAAAAAGAGCCTGCAGAGGACCAACATGCTAGCCCTTCATCTCTAGTAGATGAGTGGATGGATATACTAG GTAATGGCCAGCTAAGGAAGAAAGTTCTGCGGGCAGGGAATGGGCCAGACAGCAGGCCCACAAAAGGCCAGAATGTTGTGATTCACCTGAAGACTTCACTGGCTGATGGGACTCTAGTAGAAGAGCAACCGGAGCTGTCTTTCACTCTGGGAGATGGTGATGTCATCCAG GCTCTGGATCTCACAGTGCAGCTCATGGAAATGGGGGAGAAGGCCCTCGTCCAAGCCGACGCTAAATATGCATATGGTGCCCTGGGGAG CCTTGCCCCGGAGGTGCTTCCCAGTGCTGATCTGGCCCTGGAGGTACAGCTGCTGGATGCCACTGAGGCCCTCGACCTTGAGCTCCTCTCCCCCCAGGAGAGGGTCGCCCTGGCTGGgcagaagagggagagggggaatgtCTACTACCAGAGAGGAGACTACGCCTTCGCTGTAAACTCTTATGGCTTTGCCCTGCAGATCACCGAGTCCAGCTCTAAAG TGGACATTAgcccagaggaagaggaggagctgaTGGACATTAAGGTGAAGTGTCTAAACAACATGGCAGCTGCCCAGCTCAAGTTGGATCACTACGAAGCAGCACTACGGTCCTGTGTTTCAGTGCTGGCCCACCAGCCAGACAACATCAAAGCCCTATTCCGCAAAGGCAAG GTATTGGCCTTGCAAGGAGAATATGCTGACGCTATAAGGAATTTGAAGATGGCCCTGAAGTTGGAACCAAGCAACAAG ACCATCCACTCAGAACTCTCCAGGCTGGTGAAGAAGCACTCGGAGCAGAAAGGCGCAGAGCAGGCCATGTACAAGAAGATGCTAGGCAACCCAGGCAGCGATGGCATGCAGAAACACCAGGCCAGGTCATCATGG GGTGTCAGCTGGAAATGGCTGTTCGGTGCCACGGCTGTAGCCATCGGAGGTGTCGCCTTGTCAGTTGTCATAGCTGCCAGAAATTAG
- the LOC120054785 gene encoding peptidyl-prolyl cis-trans isomerase FKBP8-like isoform X2 — protein sequence MTDKEDVTGAGDNPEVILTGKKSGKASLLDSGEDFEMLDDDEIDDDPPPLEDAGGGKKTKKEPAEDQHASPSSLVDEWMDILGNGQLRKKVLRAGNGPDSRPTKGQNVVIHLKTSLADGTLVEEQPELSFTLGDGDVIQALDLTVQLMEMGEKALVQADAKYAYGALGSLAPEVLPSADLALEVQLLDATEALDLELLSPQERVALAGQKRERGNVYYQRGDYAFAVNSYGFALQITESSSKVDISPEEEEELMDIKVKCLNNMAAAQLKLDHYEAALRSCVSVLAHQPDNIKALFRKGKVLALQGEYADAIRNLKMALKLEPSNKAVGRG from the exons ATGACTGACAAGGAGGATGTGACTGGTGCTGGTGATAACCCAGAGGTGATTCTAACAGGGAAGAAGTCAGGGAAAGCCTCGCTGCTGGACAGTGGGGAAGACTTTGAGATGTTGGATGATGATGAAATTGATGATGACCCTCCTCCTTTGGAAGATGCTGGGGGTGGGAAGAAGACTAAAAAAGAGCCTGCAGAGGACCAACATGCTAGCCCTTCATCTCTAGTAGATGAGTGGATGGATATACTAG GTAATGGCCAGCTAAGGAAGAAAGTTCTGCGGGCAGGGAATGGGCCAGACAGCAGGCCCACAAAAGGCCAGAATGTTGTGATTCACCTGAAGACTTCACTGGCTGATGGGACTCTAGTAGAAGAGCAACCGGAGCTGTCTTTCACTCTGGGAGATGGTGATGTCATCCAG GCTCTGGATCTCACAGTGCAGCTCATGGAAATGGGGGAGAAGGCCCTCGTCCAAGCCGACGCTAAATATGCATATGGTGCCCTGGGGAG CCTTGCCCCGGAGGTGCTTCCCAGTGCTGATCTGGCCCTGGAGGTACAGCTGCTGGATGCCACTGAGGCCCTCGACCTTGAGCTCCTCTCCCCCCAGGAGAGGGTCGCCCTGGCTGGgcagaagagggagagggggaatgtCTACTACCAGAGAGGAGACTACGCCTTCGCTGTAAACTCTTATGGCTTTGCCCTGCAGATCACCGAGTCCAGCTCTAAAG TGGACATTAgcccagaggaagaggaggagctgaTGGACATTAAGGTGAAGTGTCTAAACAACATGGCAGCTGCCCAGCTCAAGTTGGATCACTACGAAGCAGCACTACGGTCCTGTGTTTCAGTGCTGGCCCACCAGCCAGACAACATCAAAGCCCTATTCCGCAAAGGCAAG GTATTGGCCTTGCAAGGAGAATATGCTGACGCTATAAGGAATTTGAAGATGGCCCTGAAGTTGGAACCAAGCAACAAG GCTGTGGGAAGGGGGTAG